A stretch of the Dyella telluris genome encodes the following:
- a CDS encoding sensor domain-containing diguanylate cyclase has protein sequence MRRHEPTAPDGERRLLLIGATVLFLVVFASDAISLLLARHAGAMPSLWTANGIAAGVLLSVQRRYWGLLFVVTGLALLLGTYAAFGELQLSHGLLVLANLVEILIVIVIIHHYFPTITGREGGYLRLGRVAIGAALAACVVSTLVASLAGKLSKDPAVFGRPEEWFRADLLGMVIVGMLTLVAFRERGRMLGAEGTRFRMLCDVLVLVAVTIGVFAQTRYPLLFVVFAPLLYLVFRYRFTGLVLGMAVVSLITNVATSVGLGSFALIAGVDADERTLVAQIYLGVVCLVAVPVALALADRQRLSEKVAESEGLYRLLADYASDLIVRVSQDGTRRYVSPSVKEMLGWTPEEFAAQRVELIHPDDRHLVAVLLARLQQSGKPEIVRYRVRNRAGEYQWLEAIGRLAPSPDHPGHQETVYSARDITQRVLAEEALADSEKRLRTITDNVPAVIAQIDAEQRYTFINAYAAEVIGGIASSNIGRTVAEMRGPTVYALLKPHIEKVLQGKPATFEYQVPVGGEARTFQATYLPAITADGQRSGFYSLTTEITRIKQAEQQLDFLAHHDALTGIANRLSFRENVTRAVDRAGITHQPLLLMMIDVDHFKQINDTWGHAAGDMALSEVANRLKASIRKTDLLARLGGDEFVILCHDIEDAETGRQLAEKIIDAMRAPVHVGPADLGVTLSIGLALSRDVSSGDELAQQADEALYQAKEAGRARYRMTTHGM, from the coding sequence ATGCGCAGGCATGAACCCACCGCGCCGGATGGCGAACGACGGCTGCTGCTGATCGGCGCAACGGTACTGTTTCTGGTCGTCTTCGCGTCCGATGCGATCTCCCTGCTGCTGGCCCGCCATGCCGGCGCCATGCCTTCGCTCTGGACCGCCAACGGCATCGCCGCCGGCGTGTTGCTGTCGGTGCAGCGACGCTACTGGGGCCTCCTGTTCGTGGTGACCGGGCTCGCGTTGCTGCTTGGCACGTATGCCGCGTTTGGTGAACTCCAGCTCAGCCATGGGCTGCTGGTGCTGGCGAACCTGGTGGAAATCCTCATCGTCATTGTGATCATCCATCACTACTTTCCGACGATCACCGGCAGGGAAGGCGGCTATCTCCGCCTCGGTCGCGTGGCCATAGGCGCTGCGCTGGCGGCCTGTGTCGTGTCCACGCTGGTGGCCAGCCTGGCCGGGAAGCTGTCCAAGGACCCTGCCGTGTTCGGCCGTCCGGAAGAATGGTTTCGCGCGGACCTGCTCGGCATGGTGATCGTGGGCATGCTCACCCTGGTGGCGTTTCGCGAGCGGGGCCGCATGCTTGGCGCGGAGGGAACACGCTTCCGCATGCTGTGCGACGTGCTGGTACTGGTCGCCGTCACCATCGGCGTATTTGCGCAGACGCGCTACCCGCTGCTGTTCGTGGTGTTCGCACCGTTGCTCTACCTGGTGTTTCGCTACCGCTTCACCGGACTGGTGCTGGGCATGGCCGTGGTGTCCCTGATCACCAATGTCGCCACCTCCGTCGGGCTGGGCTCCTTCGCGCTCATCGCCGGGGTCGACGCCGACGAGCGCACCCTGGTCGCCCAGATCTACCTGGGCGTGGTTTGCCTGGTGGCAGTGCCGGTGGCGCTGGCGCTGGCCGACCGGCAACGTCTGTCGGAGAAGGTCGCCGAAAGCGAAGGTCTTTATCGACTGCTGGCCGATTACGCGAGCGACCTGATCGTGCGCGTCTCCCAGGATGGCACGCGCCGCTATGTCTCCCCGTCGGTGAAGGAGATGCTGGGCTGGACACCGGAGGAGTTCGCCGCGCAACGGGTGGAGCTGATTCATCCGGACGACCGCCACCTCGTGGCGGTCCTGCTCGCCCGACTGCAGCAGAGCGGCAAACCGGAAATCGTGCGTTACCGGGTCCGCAACCGCGCTGGCGAATACCAATGGCTGGAGGCCATCGGCCGACTCGCGCCCAGCCCTGATCATCCCGGACACCAGGAAACCGTCTACAGCGCCCGTGACATCACCCAACGGGTGCTGGCGGAAGAAGCACTGGCTGACAGCGAGAAGCGCCTGCGCACGATCACCGACAACGTGCCTGCCGTGATCGCGCAGATCGACGCCGAGCAGCGCTACACCTTCATCAACGCGTATGCGGCCGAGGTGATCGGTGGCATTGCCTCATCCAACATCGGCCGTACCGTGGCGGAGATGCGCGGTCCCACGGTGTATGCCTTGCTCAAGCCACACATCGAGAAGGTGCTGCAGGGCAAGCCCGCCACCTTCGAGTACCAGGTACCGGTGGGCGGCGAAGCCCGCACCTTCCAGGCGACCTACCTGCCGGCCATCACGGCCGATGGCCAGCGCAGCGGCTTTTACTCCCTGACCACGGAAATCACCCGCATCAAGCAGGCCGAGCAACAACTGGATTTCCTAGCTCATCATGACGCGCTCACCGGCATCGCCAATCGGCTGTCGTTCCGCGAGAACGTCACGCGGGCGGTCGACCGCGCCGGGATCACGCATCAGCCACTGCTACTGATGATGATCGACGTGGACCACTTCAAGCAGATCAACGACACCTGGGGCCATGCCGCCGGCGACATGGCGCTCAGCGAGGTGGCGAACCGGCTAAAGGCCAGCATCCGCAAAACCGACCTGCTCGCCCGCCTGGGCGGCGATGAGTTCGTGATCCTTTGCCACGACATCGAGGATGCTGAAACGGGGCGCCAACTGGCGGAGAAGATCATCGATGCGATGCGCGCACCGGTACACGTGGGCCCGGCGGATCTGGGCGTCACGCTCAGCATCGGCCTGGCGCTGTCCCGCGATGTCTCCTCCGGCGACGAACTGGCACAGCAGGCGGACGAAGCGCTCTACCAGGCCAAGGAGGCGGGCCGCGCCCGCTACCGCATGACCACCCACGGCATGTGA
- the cyoA gene encoding ubiquinol oxidase subunit II: protein MKAFRGLLVFAVFLLAGCQTVLMSPSGDLAIQQRNLIITSTVLMLLIIVPVIALTLIFAWHFRASNKKATYDPDWDHSTILELLIWSAPLLIIIALGAITWVSTHKLDPYRPLDRVAANRPMPSDVRPLQVNVVALDWKWLFIYPEQGIATVNELAAPVDRPIQFKITSSTVMNSFFIPALAGQIYAMPGMETQLQAVINKPGEFQGFSANYSGQGFSGMHFLFHGLSEEDFAQWVQKTKSGGSDLSRDAYVKLAQPSENDAVKYYATVEPGLYRAILTHCVDPENPSCMTRMDLSPHESGDSGTMTGAGQTNGMAAMADHSHSD, encoded by the coding sequence ATGAAGGCTTTCCGTGGACTTCTCGTTTTCGCCGTCTTCCTGCTTGCGGGATGCCAGACTGTTTTGATGTCACCGTCCGGTGACCTCGCGATACAACAGCGCAACCTGATCATCACGTCGACGGTCCTGATGCTGCTGATCATCGTGCCGGTGATTGCGCTGACGTTGATCTTCGCCTGGCATTTCCGCGCGTCCAACAAGAAGGCCACCTACGATCCTGACTGGGATCACTCCACCATCCTGGAATTGCTGATCTGGTCGGCACCGCTGCTGATCATCATCGCGCTGGGCGCGATCACCTGGGTCAGCACGCACAAGCTCGATCCCTATCGCCCCCTTGATCGTGTCGCCGCGAACCGCCCCATGCCATCCGACGTGCGGCCGCTCCAGGTCAACGTGGTCGCGCTCGACTGGAAATGGCTGTTCATATACCCCGAGCAAGGCATTGCCACCGTGAACGAACTGGCGGCGCCGGTAGATCGCCCGATCCAGTTCAAGATCACTTCCTCCACCGTGATGAACTCGTTCTTCATTCCCGCGCTGGCAGGCCAGATCTATGCCATGCCCGGCATGGAGACCCAGCTGCAGGCAGTGATCAACAAGCCCGGTGAATTCCAGGGCTTCTCCGCCAATTACAGCGGCCAGGGTTTCTCCGGCATGCACTTCCTCTTCCACGGCTTGTCCGAGGAAGACTTTGCGCAGTGGGTGCAAAAGACCAAGTCCGGTGGCAGCGACCTCAGCCGTGACGCCTATGTGAAGCTGGCGCAGCCGAGCGAAAACGATGCGGTGAAGTACTACGCGACGGTGGAGCCGGGCCTGTATCGCGCCATCCTCACCCACTGCGTGGACCCGGAAAATCCCTCTTGCATGACCCGCATGGACTTGAGCCCGCATGAATCCGGCGACTCGGGCACGATGACGGGCGCAGGCCAGACCAACGGCATGGCCGCGATGGCCGACCACTCCCATTCCGACTGA
- a CDS encoding EamA/RhaT family transporter yields MVYVLLSVVCSVLVSVLLKLARRLSVDVGQAIAWNYVAASVLTATVFHPSLSALTSPQAPWLGFIGLGLLLPLIFLALAASVSSAGIVRTDAAQRLSLLISLLAAFVLFGESLSVGKGVGIALGLAALLCMIWRATPTSNANGERSWLWPCVVFVGFGLIDILFKRVAVAGTPFEASLQAMFALALVVSLLILLWRRWHDRTFFTLRDAVAGLLLGLANFGNIVFYLRGHRALPDHPSLVFASMNLGVVALGAVVGTVAFRERLSWLNGLGVALALVAIGVIAWS; encoded by the coding sequence ATGGTTTACGTATTGCTGAGCGTGGTGTGCAGCGTGCTGGTGTCGGTGCTGCTGAAGCTTGCACGTCGCCTGTCGGTGGACGTGGGCCAGGCCATTGCCTGGAACTACGTCGCCGCCAGCGTGCTTACCGCCACGGTGTTCCACCCGTCGTTGTCGGCGCTCACCAGTCCGCAGGCACCCTGGCTGGGGTTCATCGGGCTGGGCTTGCTGCTGCCGCTGATCTTCCTTGCGCTGGCGGCATCGGTCAGCAGCGCCGGCATCGTGCGCACCGACGCGGCGCAGCGCCTGTCGTTGCTGATTTCACTGCTGGCGGCCTTCGTGCTGTTCGGCGAAAGCCTGAGCGTGGGCAAGGGCGTGGGTATCGCGCTGGGCCTGGCGGCATTGCTCTGCATGATCTGGCGCGCCACGCCGACGAGTAACGCAAACGGCGAACGCAGCTGGCTGTGGCCTTGCGTGGTGTTCGTGGGCTTCGGCCTGATCGATATCCTGTTCAAGCGCGTGGCCGTGGCAGGCACGCCGTTCGAAGCCTCGCTGCAGGCGATGTTCGCGCTCGCCCTGGTGGTGTCGCTGCTCATCCTGCTCTGGCGCCGCTGGCACGACCGCACCTTCTTTACCCTGCGCGACGCTGTCGCCGGTCTGCTGCTGGGCCTGGCCAACTTCGGCAACATCGTGTTCTACCTGCGTGGCCACCGGGCGCTGCCGGATCATCCTTCGCTGGTGTTCGCGAGTATGAACCTGGGCGTGGTGGCGCTGGGCGCGGTAGTGGGTACGGTGGCGTTCCGGGAACGGCTGAGCTGGCTCAATGGCCTGGGAGTGGCGCTGGCGCTGGTGGCGATCGGGGTGATTGCCTGGTCTTGA
- a CDS encoding GNAT family N-acetyltransferase, whose translation MRAGPAIRRATGIDVPALLSLGAEHAAFEQLHHRASQRPAALAGALDSDPPRLHAWLALQDDNAVGYASATLDYATLDGADYLHMDCLYVREAWRGQAIGLGLWHAIREFAQVRRCAAIQWQTPSWNVHAARFYRRLGAAETAKLRYCLPLPGDVNDSGA comes from the coding sequence ATGCGCGCGGGCCCTGCCATCCGTCGCGCCACGGGCATCGATGTTCCCGCACTGTTGTCGCTCGGTGCGGAGCACGCCGCCTTCGAGCAGCTGCACCATCGCGCCAGCCAGCGGCCTGCCGCGCTGGCCGGTGCGCTCGACAGCGATCCACCTCGGCTGCATGCATGGCTCGCCTTGCAGGATGACAACGCCGTGGGCTACGCCAGCGCCACGCTCGACTACGCCACGCTGGACGGCGCGGACTATCTGCACATGGATTGCCTGTACGTTCGCGAAGCATGGCGAGGCCAAGCCATCGGCCTTGGCTTGTGGCATGCCATACGCGAATTCGCCCAGGTGCGTCGCTGCGCCGCCATCCAGTGGCAGACACCGTCGTGGAACGTGCACGCGGCACGCTTCTATCGCCGGCTGGGCGCAGCCGAAACGGCCAAGCTGCGTTACTGCCTGCCGCTGCCCGGCGACGTGAATGACAGCGGGGCGTGA
- the ftrA gene encoding transcriptional regulator FtrA gives MKNPPKRSRRPVGPPNRRVAALVYDGLCTFEFGIAVEMFGLPRPELPEGYIFGLCAVDPGPMRAAGGMQVSADGGLEQLAAAGTIIVPGWRGVDAVPPEPLLDALRAAHARGARLMSFCSGVFVLAATGLLDGRRATTHWRYVDALAQRYPRVRVEPDVLYVDEGQLLTSAGSAAALDLSLHLIRRDYGPEAANTVARRAVVPAHRDGGQAQFIQSPLPAQGDGLGKLLEWMRRHLDQSLPVSVLAERARMSERTLLRRFEEATGCSPKQWLTRERLGRARELLEGSGMGVDRVAQVCGFGSTDTLRHHFRQHLQLSPARYRERFTHQR, from the coding sequence ATGAAAAATCCGCCAAAGCGTTCCAGGCGCCCTGTCGGGCCGCCAAACCGCCGCGTGGCCGCGCTGGTGTACGACGGCCTTTGCACGTTCGAGTTCGGCATCGCCGTGGAGATGTTCGGCTTGCCGCGGCCGGAGCTGCCCGAGGGGTACATCTTCGGCCTTTGCGCCGTGGACCCGGGCCCCATGCGCGCCGCCGGCGGCATGCAGGTCAGCGCGGATGGCGGGCTGGAACAACTCGCCGCCGCCGGCACCATCATCGTGCCCGGCTGGCGTGGTGTGGACGCGGTGCCGCCCGAGCCGCTGCTGGACGCCCTGCGGGCGGCACACGCGCGTGGCGCGCGGCTGATGTCCTTCTGCTCCGGGGTGTTCGTGCTGGCCGCTACCGGCCTGCTGGACGGGCGCCGCGCCACCACGCACTGGCGCTATGTGGATGCACTGGCCCAGCGCTACCCCCGTGTCCGCGTGGAGCCGGATGTGCTGTATGTGGATGAGGGGCAGCTGCTCACGTCGGCCGGCAGTGCCGCCGCACTGGACTTGTCCCTGCACCTGATCCGCCGCGACTACGGCCCGGAGGCGGCCAACACCGTCGCACGCCGCGCCGTGGTGCCTGCGCATCGTGATGGTGGGCAGGCGCAGTTCATCCAGTCGCCACTGCCAGCGCAGGGCGATGGCCTGGGCAAGCTGCTGGAATGGATGCGCCGCCATCTTGACCAGTCACTGCCGGTGTCCGTGCTCGCGGAGCGTGCGCGCATGAGCGAACGCACCTTGTTGCGGCGTTTCGAGGAGGCCACCGGCTGCTCGCCCAAGCAGTGGCTGACCCGCGAGCGCCTGGGTCGCGCCCGTGAACTGCTGGAAGGCAGCGGCATGGGTGTGGACCGCGTGGCCCAGGTGTGCGGATTCGGCAGTACGGATACCCTACGACACCATTTTCGCCAGCACCTGCAGCTGAGCCCGGCACGTTATCGCGAGCGCTTCACCCACCAGCGATAA
- a CDS encoding DUF1272 domain-containing protein, translating into MLELRPTCEQCNKALPPAATDAMICSYECTYCRDCVALLQNVCPNCGGGFMPRPIRPAHAWKPGVSLERQPATQVITYKPVDPLSHAAFAALFESLPPEQR; encoded by the coding sequence ATGCTGGAACTTCGACCCACCTGCGAGCAGTGCAACAAGGCGCTGCCGCCGGCCGCCACCGACGCCATGATCTGTTCCTACGAATGCACCTACTGTCGTGATTGCGTTGCTCTGCTGCAGAACGTATGCCCGAACTGCGGCGGCGGCTTCATGCCCCGCCCGATCCGCCCCGCCCATGCGTGGAAACCCGGCGTCTCGCTGGAACGCCAGCCCGCCACGCAGGTGATCACATACAAGCCGGTGGATCCGCTGAGCCACGCGGCGTTTGCCGCGCTGTTCGAAAGCCTGCCGCCGGAACAACGCTGA
- a CDS encoding MFS transporter — MSSTFPEHGTGHTVEDIQRIQAHAKVAPGEIAIGVIIGRTSEHFDFFVFGISCVLVFPSLLFPFASPLNGMLYAFTIFSLAFVARPLGTALFMSFQRRWSRGIKLTIALFLLGSATAGMAFLPGYAVIGNWAIGLLVLFRILQGIALGGSWDGLPSLLALNAPPGKRGWYAMLGQLSAPIGFMVAGALFLFLHSSLSPEDFIDWGWRYPFFVAFAINVVALFARLRLVVTEEYTVAMEERELEPIGIIELLRTQGGNIFIGAFAALASYALFHLVTIFPLSWIVLGSTQSVNAVLVAEIIGAVACILGMIVSGLLADRIGRRTTLGLMAALIAIFALMAPWLLGGGKLGQDAFIILGFGGLGLSYGQSAGSVTSNFEMRLRYAGAALTTDFAWLIGAAFAPLVALGLSTRFGLVAVSVYLLSGVACTLLALRLNRALADRE, encoded by the coding sequence ATGTCAAGCACGTTTCCTGAGCACGGCACGGGCCACACGGTAGAGGACATCCAACGCATCCAGGCCCATGCGAAGGTGGCGCCGGGCGAGATCGCCATCGGCGTGATCATCGGGCGGACGTCCGAACACTTCGACTTCTTCGTGTTCGGCATTTCCTGCGTGCTGGTGTTTCCTTCCCTGCTTTTTCCCTTCGCCAGTCCGTTGAACGGCATGCTTTACGCCTTCACGATCTTTTCACTGGCGTTTGTAGCGCGTCCCCTCGGCACTGCGTTGTTCATGAGCTTCCAGCGGCGATGGAGTCGCGGCATCAAGCTGACCATTGCGCTGTTCCTGCTCGGCAGTGCTACAGCGGGCATGGCGTTCCTGCCGGGTTACGCGGTGATCGGCAATTGGGCGATCGGCCTGCTCGTGCTGTTCCGCATCCTGCAAGGCATTGCGCTGGGTGGATCGTGGGATGGCCTGCCGTCGTTGCTGGCGCTCAATGCGCCGCCGGGAAAGCGCGGCTGGTACGCCATGCTCGGGCAACTGAGTGCGCCGATCGGCTTCATGGTGGCTGGTGCGCTATTCCTGTTCCTGCACAGCAGCCTGAGCCCGGAAGACTTCATCGACTGGGGCTGGCGCTATCCGTTCTTCGTCGCGTTTGCCATCAACGTGGTGGCATTGTTCGCACGCCTTCGCCTGGTGGTCACAGAGGAATACACCGTCGCGATGGAAGAACGCGAACTCGAGCCGATCGGCATCATCGAGTTGTTGCGCACCCAGGGCGGCAACATCTTCATCGGTGCGTTCGCCGCGCTGGCGAGCTACGCACTGTTTCATCTGGTCACCATCTTCCCGCTGTCGTGGATCGTGCTGGGTTCCACCCAGTCGGTGAACGCGGTGCTGGTGGCGGAGATCATCGGCGCGGTGGCCTGCATCCTGGGCATGATCGTGTCAGGCCTGCTGGCCGACCGTATCGGCCGACGCACTACGCTTGGCCTGATGGCAGCGTTGATCGCGATCTTCGCGCTGATGGCTCCGTGGCTGCTCGGTGGCGGCAAACTGGGACAGGACGCCTTCATCATCCTTGGCTTCGGTGGCCTGGGTTTGTCGTACGGACAGTCAGCCGGCAGCGTTACGTCCAATTTCGAGATGCGCTTGCGTTATGCCGGCGCTGCGCTCACCACCGACTTCGCGTGGCTGATCGGTGCGGCCTTTGCGCCGCTGGTGGCGCTGGGCCTGTCGACGCGCTTCGGACTGGTGGCGGTGAGTGTCTATCTGCTCTCGGGCGTGGCGTGCACCTTGCTGGCTCTGCGTCTGAACCGCGCACTGGCCGACCGCGAATGA
- the cyoD gene encoding cytochrome o ubiquinol oxidase subunit IV: MSAHDELHAHGDDRGHDEDFGIHATFSGYMTGFVASVVLTVIPFWLVMGHVITKSSTAAVIILALAAVQIVVHMIYFLHMNAKSEGGWNMLALVFTIVLVVITLSGSIWIMYHLNSNMMPSMMDPSNLP; this comes from the coding sequence ATGAGTGCGCACGACGAGCTGCACGCCCACGGCGACGACCGCGGGCACGACGAGGATTTCGGCATCCACGCCACTTTCAGTGGCTACATGACCGGCTTTGTGGCGTCGGTGGTGCTCACCGTCATCCCGTTCTGGCTGGTGATGGGCCATGTGATCACCAAGTCCAGTACCGCGGCGGTGATCATCCTGGCGTTGGCCGCGGTGCAGATCGTGGTGCACATGATCTACTTCCTGCATATGAACGCGAAATCGGAAGGCGGCTGGAACATGCTCGCGCTGGTGTTTACCATCGTACTGGTGGTCATCACGCTGAGCGGGTCGATCTGGATCATGTATCACCTCAACAGCAACATGATGCCGTCGATGATGGATCCGTCGAACCTGCCCTGA
- the cyoB gene encoding cytochrome o ubiquinol oxidase subunit I, which yields MFGRLTLDSLPLHVPIVLGTFVVVAILGIALLGAITYYKLWGYLWHEWFTSIDHKKIGIMYMILGFVMLLRGFSDAIMMRAQQAIAFGDSQGYLPPEHYDQIFTAHGVIMIFFVAMPMVTGLMNFVMPLQIGARDVAFPFLNNFSFWMTVAGALLVMTSLFVGEFARTGWLAYPPLSDIVSSPDAGVDYYIWALQIAGVGTTLSGINLLVTIVKMRAPGMALMKMPVFTWTSLCTNVLIVAAFPVLTVCLALLALDRYVGTNFFTTELGGNAMMYVNLIWIWGHPEVYILVLPAFGIFSEVTATFSRKPLFGYASMVYATVVITVLSYLVWLHHFFTMGSGASVNSFFGITTMIISIPTGAKIFNWLFTMYRGRVDFQLPMMWTVAFMVTFVIGGMTGVLLAVPPADFSLHNSLFLIAHFHNVIIGGVLFGLFAGITYWFPKAFGFRLDPFWGKCSFWLWVTGFYFAFMPLYVLGLMGITRRLSHFDDPSLQIWFVIAAFGAFLIALGIACNIIQFIVSFRNREKLRDFTGDPWGGRTLEWSTSSPPPKYNFAFTPLVHDHDAWWMMKKHHYQRPLSGFIPIHMPLNTGAGIIMGGLSFVFGFAMIWYMWPLAAVSFFALLAVGIGHTFNYHRDYYLSADEVTRIEASRTELLASHV from the coding sequence ATCTTCGGTCGACTCACACTGGATTCGTTGCCGCTGCACGTACCCATCGTGTTGGGGACGTTTGTCGTCGTGGCCATCCTGGGGATCGCGCTGTTGGGCGCCATCACCTACTACAAGCTGTGGGGATATCTGTGGCACGAGTGGTTCACCAGCATCGACCACAAGAAGATCGGCATCATGTACATGATCCTGGGCTTCGTGATGCTGCTGCGCGGCTTCTCGGACGCCATCATGATGCGCGCCCAGCAGGCCATAGCCTTCGGTGACTCGCAGGGCTACCTTCCACCTGAGCATTACGACCAGATCTTCACTGCCCACGGCGTGATCATGATCTTCTTCGTCGCCATGCCGATGGTGACGGGCTTGATGAACTTCGTCATGCCGCTGCAGATTGGCGCTCGCGACGTCGCGTTTCCCTTCCTCAACAACTTCAGCTTCTGGATGACGGTTGCCGGTGCCCTGCTGGTGATGACATCCCTCTTTGTCGGCGAGTTTGCGCGCACCGGCTGGCTTGCCTACCCGCCCTTGTCGGACATCGTGTCCAGCCCGGATGCCGGCGTGGACTACTACATCTGGGCACTACAGATAGCAGGCGTAGGAACAACGTTATCAGGCATCAACCTGCTGGTGACCATCGTCAAGATGCGCGCTCCCGGCATGGCGCTGATGAAGATGCCGGTGTTCACCTGGACGTCGCTGTGCACCAACGTGTTGATCGTCGCCGCCTTCCCGGTGCTCACAGTCTGCCTTGCGCTGCTGGCGCTGGATCGCTACGTCGGCACCAACTTCTTCACGACCGAGCTTGGCGGCAACGCCATGATGTACGTGAACCTGATCTGGATCTGGGGTCATCCGGAGGTTTACATCCTGGTGTTGCCGGCGTTCGGCATCTTCTCCGAGGTCACCGCCACCTTCAGTCGCAAGCCATTGTTTGGCTACGCGTCGATGGTGTACGCCACGGTGGTGATCACGGTACTGTCCTACCTGGTGTGGCTGCACCACTTCTTCACCATGGGGTCGGGTGCGAGCGTCAACTCGTTCTTCGGCATCACCACGATGATCATCTCCATCCCTACCGGGGCGAAGATTTTCAACTGGCTGTTCACCATGTATCGCGGCCGCGTGGATTTCCAGCTGCCGATGATGTGGACCGTGGCCTTCATGGTCACCTTCGTCATCGGTGGCATGACCGGCGTGTTGCTGGCTGTGCCGCCGGCGGATTTCTCGCTGCACAACAGCCTGTTCCTGATCGCTCACTTCCACAACGTGATCATCGGCGGCGTGCTGTTCGGGCTGTTTGCCGGCATTACCTACTGGTTCCCCAAGGCCTTCGGCTTCCGGCTCGATCCGTTCTGGGGCAAATGTTCGTTCTGGCTATGGGTTACGGGCTTCTATTTCGCCTTCATGCCGCTGTACGTGCTCGGCCTGATGGGCATCACGCGCCGCCTCAGCCACTTCGACGATCCGTCGCTGCAGATCTGGTTTGTGATCGCTGCGTTCGGGGCGTTCCTCATCGCGCTTGGCATCGCGTGCAACATCATCCAGTTCATCGTCAGCTTCCGTAACCGCGAGAAGCTGCGCGACTTCACCGGTGATCCATGGGGTGGTCGTACGCTGGAGTGGTCCACCTCGTCGCCGCCGCCGAAGTACAACTTCGCCTTTACGCCGCTGGTGCACGATCACGACGCGTGGTGGATGATGAAGAAGCATCACTATCAGCGCCCCCTCAGCGGCTTCATCCCGATCCACATGCCACTCAACACCGGTGCGGGCATCATCATGGGTGGCCTGAGCTTCGTGTTCGGCTTTGCCATGATCTGGTACATGTGGCCGTTGGCAGCAGTATCGTTCTTCGCGCTGCTCGCGGTAGGCATTGGCCACACCTTCAACTATCACCGCGACTACTACCTGAGCGCGGATGAAGTGACCCGCATCGAAGCATCCCGCACGGAGCTGCTGGCGAGCCATGTCTGA
- the cyoC gene encoding cytochrome o ubiquinol oxidase subunit III, whose product MSEISNTLPGRGPHQPLVFHDTHESHPANGTLLGFWVYLMSDCLIFACLFAAYGVLGREYAGGPTAQEVLELPAVAVNTSLLLLSSITYGFAVLAMQRNQRNPMLVWLVITGLLGAGFITLELREFAHLISIGAGPQRSAFLSSFFTLVGTHGLHVTCGLIWLVVLITQVLKKGLISANKRRLLCLSMFWHFLDVVWVGVFSFVYLMGVLP is encoded by the coding sequence ATGTCTGAGATATCCAACACCTTGCCCGGTCGTGGGCCCCATCAGCCGCTGGTGTTCCACGACACCCACGAGAGCCACCCGGCGAACGGCACCCTGCTGGGGTTCTGGGTCTACCTGATGAGCGACTGCCTCATCTTCGCCTGCCTGTTCGCCGCCTATGGCGTACTGGGGCGCGAATACGCCGGCGGGCCCACCGCGCAGGAGGTGCTGGAGCTGCCGGCAGTCGCGGTGAATACCTCGCTGCTGCTGCTCTCCTCGATCACCTACGGTTTCGCCGTGCTGGCCATGCAGCGCAACCAGCGCAACCCGATGCTGGTGTGGCTGGTGATTACCGGGCTGCTTGGCGCAGGGTTCATCACGCTGGAACTGCGCGAGTTCGCCCATCTCATATCCATTGGCGCGGGGCCGCAGCGCAGCGCGTTCCTGTCCTCGTTTTTCACCCTGGTGGGCACGCACGGCCTGCATGTGACCTGCGGCCTGATCTGGCTGGTGGTGCTGATCACCCAGGTACTGAAGAAGGGCCTGATCAGCGCCAACAAGCGTCGCCTGCTGTGCCTGTCGATGTTCTGGCACTTCCTCGACGTGGTCTGGGTGGGTGTCTTCAGCTTCGTCTATCTGATGGGAGTACTGCCATGA
- a CDS encoding rhodanese-like domain-containing protein, giving the protein MSSVVQRVSAAPSHHALAHFQARLGFETDCADVHYATHHESKDFVLLDVRTPTLYAAGHVPGALNLPTRMISEQRMAEYPADTLFVVYCAGPHCNGANKAAVKLAQLGRPVKEMIGGLTGWIDEGFGLER; this is encoded by the coding sequence ATGAGCAGCGTCGTCCAACGAGTCAGTGCCGCACCCAGCCACCATGCACTGGCGCATTTCCAGGCACGCCTGGGTTTTGAAACCGACTGCGCGGATGTGCATTACGCAACCCACCACGAGTCGAAGGACTTCGTCCTGCTCGATGTCCGTACGCCCACGCTTTACGCCGCCGGCCACGTGCCTGGCGCCCTCAACCTGCCCACGCGCATGATCAGCGAGCAGCGGATGGCGGAGTACCCGGCCGACACCCTGTTCGTGGTCTATTGCGCCGGGCCGCATTGCAACGGCGCCAACAAGGCGGCGGTGAAGCTGGCGCAACTGGGCCGCCCGGTGAAGGAGATGATCGGCGGCCTTACCGGGTGGATCGACGAAGGCTTCGGGCTGGAACGCTGA